The following proteins come from a genomic window of Eulemur rufifrons isolate Redbay chromosome 24, OSU_ERuf_1, whole genome shotgun sequence:
- the BAX gene encoding apoptosis regulator BAX isoform X2: MDGSGEQPRGGGPTSSEQIMKTGALLLQGFIQDRAGRMGGEAPELALEPTPQDASTKKLSECLKRIGDELDSNMELQRMIAAVDTDSPREVFFRVAADMFSDGNFNWGRVVALFYFASKLVLKALCTKVPELIRTIMGWTMDFLRERLLSWIQDQGGWDGLLSYFGTPTWQTVTIFVAGVLTASLTIWKKMG; encoded by the exons ATGGACGGGTCCGGGGAGCAGCCCAGAGGCGGGG GGCCCACCAGCTCTGAGCAGATCATGAAGACAGGGGCCCTTTTGCTTCAGGG TTTCATCCAGGATCGAGCAGGGCGAATGGGGGGGGAGGCACCAGAGTTGGCCCTGGAGCCGACGCCCCAGGATGCATCCACCAAGAAGCTGAGCGAGTGCCTCAAGCGCATCGGGGATGAACTGGACAGTAACATGGAGCTGCAGAG AATGATTGCCGCTGTGGACACAGACTCCCCCCGTGAGGTCTTTTTCCGAGTGGCAGCTGACATGTTTTCTGACGGCAACTTCAACTGGGGCCGGGTTGTCGCCCTTTTCTACTTTGCCAGCAAACTGGTGCTCAAG GCCCTGTGCACCAAGGTGCCCGAGCTGATCAGAACCATTATGGGCTGGACGATGGACTTCCTCCGAGAGCGGCTGCTGAGCTGGATCCAAGACCAGGGTGGTTGG GACGGCCTTCTTTCCTACTTTGGAACCCCGACGTGGCAAACAGTGACCATCTTCGTGGCCGGAGTGCTCACCGCCTCGCTCACCATCTGGAAGAAGATGGGCTGA
- the BAX gene encoding apoptosis regulator BAX isoform X4, translated as MDGSGEQPRGGGPTSSEQIMKTGALLLQGMIAAVDTDSPREVFFRVAADMFSDGNFNWGRVVALFYFASKLVLKALCTKVPELIRTIMGWTMDFLRERLLSWIQDQGGWDGLLSYFGTPTWQTVTIFVAGVLTASLTIWKKMG; from the exons ATGGACGGGTCCGGGGAGCAGCCCAGAGGCGGGG GGCCCACCAGCTCTGAGCAGATCATGAAGACAGGGGCCCTTTTGCTTCAGGG AATGATTGCCGCTGTGGACACAGACTCCCCCCGTGAGGTCTTTTTCCGAGTGGCAGCTGACATGTTTTCTGACGGCAACTTCAACTGGGGCCGGGTTGTCGCCCTTTTCTACTTTGCCAGCAAACTGGTGCTCAAG GCCCTGTGCACCAAGGTGCCCGAGCTGATCAGAACCATTATGGGCTGGACGATGGACTTCCTCCGAGAGCGGCTGCTGAGCTGGATCCAAGACCAGGGTGGTTGG GACGGCCTTCTTTCCTACTTTGGAACCCCGACGTGGCAAACAGTGACCATCTTCGTGGCCGGAGTGCTCACCGCCTCGCTCACCATCTGGAAGAAGATGGGCTGA
- the FTL gene encoding ferritin light chain produces MSSQIRQNYSTEVEAAVNRLVNLHLRASYTYLSLGYYFDRDDVALEGVGHFFRELAEEKREGAERLLKMQNQRGGRALFQDVQKPSQDEWGTTQDAMEAAMALEKSLNQALLDLHALGSTRTDPHLCDFLENHFLDKEVKLIKKMGDHLTNLRRLAAPQAGLGEYLFERLTLKHD; encoded by the exons ATGAGCTCCCAGATTCGTCAGAATTATTCCACCGAGGTGGAGGCAGCCGTCAACCGCCTGGTCAATTTGCATCTGCGGGCCTCCTACACCTACCTCTCTCTG GGCTACTATTTCGATCGCGACGATGTGGCTCTGGAAGGCGTGGGCCACTTCTTCCGCGAATTGGCTGAGGAGAAGCGCGAGGGCGCCGAGCGTCTCTTGAAAATGCAAAACCAGCGTGGTGGGCGCGCTCTCTTCCAGGACGTGCAG AAGCCATCTCAAGATGAGTGGGGTACAACCCAGGACGCAATGGAAGCCGCCATGGCCCTGGAGAAGAGCCTCAACCAGGCTCTTCTGGATCTTCATGCCCTGGGTTCTACCCGCACAGACCCCCAC cTCTGTGACTTCCTGGAGAATCACTTCCTAGATAAGGAAGTGAAACTCATCAAGAAGATGGGCGACCACCTGACCAACCTCCGCAGGCTGGCCGCCCCCCAGGCTGGGTTGGGCGAGTATCTCTTCGAAAGGCTCACTCTCAAGCACGACTAG
- the GYS1 gene encoding glycogen [starch] synthase, muscle isoform X2: MPLSRTLSMSSLPGLEDWEDEFDLENTVLFEVAWEVANKVGGIYTVLQTKAKVTGDEWGDNYYLVGPYTEQGVRTQVELLEAPTPALKRTLDSMNSKGCKVYFGRWLIEGGPLVVLLDVGASAWALERWKGELWDTCNIGVPWYDREANDAVLFGFLTTWFLGEVRPIADGPYVVAHFHEWLAGVGLCLCRARRLPVATIFTTHATLLGRYLCAGAVDFYNNLENFNVDKEAGERQIYHRYCMERAAAHCAHVFTTVSQITAIEAQHLLKRKPDIVTPNGLNIKKFSAMHEFQNLHAQSKARIQEFVRGHFYGHLDFNLDKTLYFFIAGRYEFSNKGADVFLEALARLNYLLRVNGSEQTVVAFFIMPARTNNFNVETLKGQAVRKQLWDTANTVKEKFGRKLYESLLVGSLPDMNKMLDKEDFTMMKRAIFATQRQSFPPVCTHNMLDDSSDPILTTIRRIGLFNSSADRVKVIFHPEFLSSTSPLLPVDYEEFVRGCHLGVFPSYYEPWGYTPAECTVMGIPSISTNLSGFGCFMEEHIADPSAYGIYILDRRFRSLDDSCSQLTSFLYSFCQQSRRQRIIQRNRTERLSDLLDWKYLGRYYMSARHMALAKAFPDYFTYEPNQADATQGYRYPRPASVPPSPSLSRHSSPHQSEDEEEPRDGLPEEERYDEDEEAAKDRRNIRAPEWPRRASCASSNSGSKRNSVDTAPSSSLSTPSEPLSPASSLGEERN; this comes from the exons ATGCCTCTAAGCCGCACTTTGTCCATGTCCTCTCTGCCAGGACTGGAGGATTGGGAGGATGAGTTCGACCTGGAGAACACAGTGCTCTTCGAGGTCGCCTGGGAGGTGGCCAACAAGG TGGGTGGCATCTACACGGTGCTGCAGACGAAGGCGAAGGTGACAGGGGATGAGTGGGGCGACAACTACTACCTGGTGGGACCGTACACGGAGCAGGGCGTGAGGACCCAGGTGGAACTGCTCGAggcccccaccccggccctgaAGAGGACGCTGGACTCCATGAACAGCAAGGGCTGCAAG GTGTATTTTGGGCGATGGCTGATCGAGGGGGGCCCCCTAGTGGTGCTCCTGGATGTGGGGGCCTCAGCCTGGGCCCTGGAGCGCTGGAAGGGAGAGCTCTGGGATACCTGCAACATCGGGGTGCCCTGGTACGACCGTGAAGCCAACGATGCTGTCCTCTTCGGCTTCCTCACCACCTGGTTCCTGGGCGAGGTACGTCCCATTGCTG ATGGG CCATATGTGGTTGCACACTTCCACGAGTGGTTGGCGGGTGTTGGGCTCTGCCTGTGCCGTGCCCGGCGGCTACCCGTGGCAACCATCTTCACCACCCATGCCACCCTGCTGGGGCGTTACCTGTGTGCTGGTGCCGTGGATTTCTACAACAACCTGGAGAAT TTCAACGTGGACAAGGAAGCAGGTGAGAGGCAAATCTATCACCGCTACTGCATGGAGCGGGCGGCAGCCCACTGTGCTCATGTCTTCACTACTGTGTCCCAGATCACCGCCATCGAGGCACAGCACTTACTCAAGAGGAAACCAG ATATTGTGACCCCCAATGGACTGAATATTAAGAAGTTCTCTGCCATGCATGAGTTCCAGAACCTCCACGCTCAGAGCAAGGCTCGAATCCAGGAGTTTGTACGGGGCCATTTTTACGG GCACCTGGACTTCAACTTGGATAAGACCTTGTACTTCTTTATCGCCGGCCGCTATGAATTCTCCAACAAGGGGGCCGATGTCTTCCTGGAGGCTTTGGCCCGGCTCAACTATCTGCTCAGA GTGAACGGCAGCGAGCAGACAGTGGTGGCCTTCTTCATTATGCCGGCCCGGACCAACAATTTCAACGTGGAGACCCTCAAGGGCCAAGCCGTGCGCAAGCAGCTTTG GGACACAGCCAACACAGTGAAGGAAAAGTTTGGGAGGAAGCTTTATGAATCCTTACTGGT GGGGAGCCTCCCAGATATGAACAAGATGCTGGACAAGGAGGATTTCACTATGATGAAGAGAGCCATCTTTGCCACGCAG CGGCAGTCTTTCCCTCCTGTGTGTACCCACAACATGCTGGACGACTCCTCAGACCCCATCCTGACCACCATCCGCCGAATTGGCCTCTTCAATAGCAGTGCTGACCGGGTGAAG GTGATTTTCCACCCGGAGTTCCTCTCCTCCACAAGCCCCCTGCTCCCTGTGGACTATGAGgagtttgtccgtggctgccaccTTGGGGTCTTCCCCTCCTACTATGAGCCTTGGGGCTACACACCGG CTGAGTGCACGGTTATGGGCATCCCCAGTATCTCCACCAACCTCTCCGGCTTCGGCTGCTTCATGGAGGAACACATCGCAGACCCCTCCGCTTATG GCATCTACATTCTAGACCGGCGGTTCCGCAGCCTGGATGATTCCTGCTCGCAGCTCACCTCCTTCCTCTACAGCTTCTGTCAGCAGAGCCGGCGGCAGCGCATCATCCAACGGAATCGCACCGAGCGCCTCTCCGACCTTCTGGACTGGAAATACCTAGGCCGG TACTACATGTCGGCACGCCACATGGCGCTGGCCAAAGCCTTTCCAGATTACTTCACCTACGAGCCGAACCAGGCGGATGCG ACCCAGGGCTACCGCTACCCACGGCCAGCCTCGGTGCCACCGTCGCCCTCGCTgtcacgacactctagcccgcaCCAGAGCGAGGACGAGGAGGAGCCCCGCGACGGGCTGCCGGAGGAAGAGCGCTACGATGAGGATGAGGAGGCTGCCAAGGACCGGCGCAACATCCGCGCTCCTGAGTGGCCGCGCCGTGCCTCCTGTGCCTCTTCCAACAGCGGGAGCAAGCGCAACTCGGTGGACACCGCGCCCTCCAGCTCACTCAGCACCCCCAGCGAGCCCCTCAGCCCTGCCAGCTCCCTGGGCGAGGAGCGCAACTAA
- the BAX gene encoding apoptosis regulator BAX isoform X3, with translation MDGSGEQPRGGGPTSSEQIMKTGALLLQGFIQDRAGRMGGEAPELALEPTPQDASTKKLSECLKRIGDELDSNMELQRMIAAVDTDSPREVFFRVAADMFSDGNFNWGRVVALFYFASKLVLKALCTKVPELIRTIMGWTMDFLRERLLSWIQDQGGWTVTIFVAGVLTASLTIWKKMG, from the exons ATGGACGGGTCCGGGGAGCAGCCCAGAGGCGGGG GGCCCACCAGCTCTGAGCAGATCATGAAGACAGGGGCCCTTTTGCTTCAGGG TTTCATCCAGGATCGAGCAGGGCGAATGGGGGGGGAGGCACCAGAGTTGGCCCTGGAGCCGACGCCCCAGGATGCATCCACCAAGAAGCTGAGCGAGTGCCTCAAGCGCATCGGGGATGAACTGGACAGTAACATGGAGCTGCAGAG AATGATTGCCGCTGTGGACACAGACTCCCCCCGTGAGGTCTTTTTCCGAGTGGCAGCTGACATGTTTTCTGACGGCAACTTCAACTGGGGCCGGGTTGTCGCCCTTTTCTACTTTGCCAGCAAACTGGTGCTCAAG GCCCTGTGCACCAAGGTGCCCGAGCTGATCAGAACCATTATGGGCTGGACGATGGACTTCCTCCGAGAGCGGCTGCTGAGCTGGATCCAAGACCAGGGTGGTTGG ACAGTGACCATCTTCGTGGCCGGAGTGCTCACCGCCTCGCTCACCATCTGGAAGAAGATGGGCTGA
- the GYS1 gene encoding glycogen [starch] synthase, muscle isoform X1 codes for MPLSRTLSMSSLPGLEDWEDEFDLENTVLFEVAWEVANKVGGIYTVLQTKAKVTGDEWGDNYYLVGPYTEQGVRTQVELLEAPTPALKRTLDSMNSKGCKVYFGRWLIEGGPLVVLLDVGASAWALERWKGELWDTCNIGVPWYDREANDAVLFGFLTTWFLGEFLAQSEEKPYVVAHFHEWLAGVGLCLCRARRLPVATIFTTHATLLGRYLCAGAVDFYNNLENFNVDKEAGERQIYHRYCMERAAAHCAHVFTTVSQITAIEAQHLLKRKPDIVTPNGLNIKKFSAMHEFQNLHAQSKARIQEFVRGHFYGHLDFNLDKTLYFFIAGRYEFSNKGADVFLEALARLNYLLRVNGSEQTVVAFFIMPARTNNFNVETLKGQAVRKQLWDTANTVKEKFGRKLYESLLVGSLPDMNKMLDKEDFTMMKRAIFATQRQSFPPVCTHNMLDDSSDPILTTIRRIGLFNSSADRVKVIFHPEFLSSTSPLLPVDYEEFVRGCHLGVFPSYYEPWGYTPAECTVMGIPSISTNLSGFGCFMEEHIADPSAYGIYILDRRFRSLDDSCSQLTSFLYSFCQQSRRQRIIQRNRTERLSDLLDWKYLGRYYMSARHMALAKAFPDYFTYEPNQADATQGYRYPRPASVPPSPSLSRHSSPHQSEDEEEPRDGLPEEERYDEDEEAAKDRRNIRAPEWPRRASCASSNSGSKRNSVDTAPSSSLSTPSEPLSPASSLGEERN; via the exons ATGCCTCTAAGCCGCACTTTGTCCATGTCCTCTCTGCCAGGACTGGAGGATTGGGAGGATGAGTTCGACCTGGAGAACACAGTGCTCTTCGAGGTCGCCTGGGAGGTGGCCAACAAGG TGGGTGGCATCTACACGGTGCTGCAGACGAAGGCGAAGGTGACAGGGGATGAGTGGGGCGACAACTACTACCTGGTGGGACCGTACACGGAGCAGGGCGTGAGGACCCAGGTGGAACTGCTCGAggcccccaccccggccctgaAGAGGACGCTGGACTCCATGAACAGCAAGGGCTGCAAG GTGTATTTTGGGCGATGGCTGATCGAGGGGGGCCCCCTAGTGGTGCTCCTGGATGTGGGGGCCTCAGCCTGGGCCCTGGAGCGCTGGAAGGGAGAGCTCTGGGATACCTGCAACATCGGGGTGCCCTGGTACGACCGTGAAGCCAACGATGCTGTCCTCTTCGGCTTCCTCACCACCTGGTTCCTGGGCGAG TTCCTGGCCCAGAGCGAGGAGAAGCCATATGTGGTTGCACACTTCCACGAGTGGTTGGCGGGTGTTGGGCTCTGCCTGTGCCGTGCCCGGCGGCTACCCGTGGCAACCATCTTCACCACCCATGCCACCCTGCTGGGGCGTTACCTGTGTGCTGGTGCCGTGGATTTCTACAACAACCTGGAGAAT TTCAACGTGGACAAGGAAGCAGGTGAGAGGCAAATCTATCACCGCTACTGCATGGAGCGGGCGGCAGCCCACTGTGCTCATGTCTTCACTACTGTGTCCCAGATCACCGCCATCGAGGCACAGCACTTACTCAAGAGGAAACCAG ATATTGTGACCCCCAATGGACTGAATATTAAGAAGTTCTCTGCCATGCATGAGTTCCAGAACCTCCACGCTCAGAGCAAGGCTCGAATCCAGGAGTTTGTACGGGGCCATTTTTACGG GCACCTGGACTTCAACTTGGATAAGACCTTGTACTTCTTTATCGCCGGCCGCTATGAATTCTCCAACAAGGGGGCCGATGTCTTCCTGGAGGCTTTGGCCCGGCTCAACTATCTGCTCAGA GTGAACGGCAGCGAGCAGACAGTGGTGGCCTTCTTCATTATGCCGGCCCGGACCAACAATTTCAACGTGGAGACCCTCAAGGGCCAAGCCGTGCGCAAGCAGCTTTG GGACACAGCCAACACAGTGAAGGAAAAGTTTGGGAGGAAGCTTTATGAATCCTTACTGGT GGGGAGCCTCCCAGATATGAACAAGATGCTGGACAAGGAGGATTTCACTATGATGAAGAGAGCCATCTTTGCCACGCAG CGGCAGTCTTTCCCTCCTGTGTGTACCCACAACATGCTGGACGACTCCTCAGACCCCATCCTGACCACCATCCGCCGAATTGGCCTCTTCAATAGCAGTGCTGACCGGGTGAAG GTGATTTTCCACCCGGAGTTCCTCTCCTCCACAAGCCCCCTGCTCCCTGTGGACTATGAGgagtttgtccgtggctgccaccTTGGGGTCTTCCCCTCCTACTATGAGCCTTGGGGCTACACACCGG CTGAGTGCACGGTTATGGGCATCCCCAGTATCTCCACCAACCTCTCCGGCTTCGGCTGCTTCATGGAGGAACACATCGCAGACCCCTCCGCTTATG GCATCTACATTCTAGACCGGCGGTTCCGCAGCCTGGATGATTCCTGCTCGCAGCTCACCTCCTTCCTCTACAGCTTCTGTCAGCAGAGCCGGCGGCAGCGCATCATCCAACGGAATCGCACCGAGCGCCTCTCCGACCTTCTGGACTGGAAATACCTAGGCCGG TACTACATGTCGGCACGCCACATGGCGCTGGCCAAAGCCTTTCCAGATTACTTCACCTACGAGCCGAACCAGGCGGATGCG ACCCAGGGCTACCGCTACCCACGGCCAGCCTCGGTGCCACCGTCGCCCTCGCTgtcacgacactctagcccgcaCCAGAGCGAGGACGAGGAGGAGCCCCGCGACGGGCTGCCGGAGGAAGAGCGCTACGATGAGGATGAGGAGGCTGCCAAGGACCGGCGCAACATCCGCGCTCCTGAGTGGCCGCGCCGTGCCTCCTGTGCCTCTTCCAACAGCGGGAGCAAGCGCAACTCGGTGGACACCGCGCCCTCCAGCTCACTCAGCACCCCCAGCGAGCCCCTCAGCCCTGCCAGCTCCCTGGGCGAGGAGCGCAACTAA
- the BAX gene encoding apoptosis regulator BAX isoform X1, whose product MDGSGEQPRGGGPTSSEQIMKTGALLLQGFIQDRAGRMGGEAPELALEPTPQDASTKKLSECLKRIGDELDSNMELQRMIAAVDTDSPREVFFRVAADMFSDGNFNWGRVVALFYFASKLVLKALCTKVPELIRTIMGWTMDFLRERLLSWIQDQGGWIHVVPAGLLVTSDLPVTPALISAFCPPWCLHFWNPSSSLTAILYCPFILGPCPNSCPLPP is encoded by the exons ATGGACGGGTCCGGGGAGCAGCCCAGAGGCGGGG GGCCCACCAGCTCTGAGCAGATCATGAAGACAGGGGCCCTTTTGCTTCAGGG TTTCATCCAGGATCGAGCAGGGCGAATGGGGGGGGAGGCACCAGAGTTGGCCCTGGAGCCGACGCCCCAGGATGCATCCACCAAGAAGCTGAGCGAGTGCCTCAAGCGCATCGGGGATGAACTGGACAGTAACATGGAGCTGCAGAG AATGATTGCCGCTGTGGACACAGACTCCCCCCGTGAGGTCTTTTTCCGAGTGGCAGCTGACATGTTTTCTGACGGCAACTTCAACTGGGGCCGGGTTGTCGCCCTTTTCTACTTTGCCAGCAAACTGGTGCTCAAG GCCCTGTGCACCAAGGTGCCCGAGCTGATCAGAACCATTATGGGCTGGACGATGGACTTCCTCCGAGAGCGGCTGCTGAGCTGGATCCAAGACCAGGGTGGTTGG ATTCATGTAGTACCTGCTGGCCTCCTGGTGACCTCTGACCTTCCTGTGACCCCTGCCTTGATCAGTGCCTTCTGCCCTCCCTGGTGCCTCCACTTCTGGAATCCCTCAAGTTCATTGACCGCAATTCTTTACTGCCCATTCATTTTAGGCCCTTGCCCCAactcctgccctctgcctccctaA
- the GYS1 gene encoding glycogen [starch] synthase, muscle isoform X3, which produces MPLSRTLSMSSLPGLEDWEDEFDLENTVLFEVAWEVANKVGGIYTVLQTKAKVTGDEWGDNYYLVGPYTEQGVRTQVELLEAPTPALKRTLDSMNSKGCKFLAQSEEKPYVVAHFHEWLAGVGLCLCRARRLPVATIFTTHATLLGRYLCAGAVDFYNNLENFNVDKEAGERQIYHRYCMERAAAHCAHVFTTVSQITAIEAQHLLKRKPDIVTPNGLNIKKFSAMHEFQNLHAQSKARIQEFVRGHFYGHLDFNLDKTLYFFIAGRYEFSNKGADVFLEALARLNYLLRVNGSEQTVVAFFIMPARTNNFNVETLKGQAVRKQLWDTANTVKEKFGRKLYESLLVGSLPDMNKMLDKEDFTMMKRAIFATQRQSFPPVCTHNMLDDSSDPILTTIRRIGLFNSSADRVKVIFHPEFLSSTSPLLPVDYEEFVRGCHLGVFPSYYEPWGYTPAECTVMGIPSISTNLSGFGCFMEEHIADPSAYGIYILDRRFRSLDDSCSQLTSFLYSFCQQSRRQRIIQRNRTERLSDLLDWKYLGRYYMSARHMALAKAFPDYFTYEPNQADATQGYRYPRPASVPPSPSLSRHSSPHQSEDEEEPRDGLPEEERYDEDEEAAKDRRNIRAPEWPRRASCASSNSGSKRNSVDTAPSSSLSTPSEPLSPASSLGEERN; this is translated from the exons ATGCCTCTAAGCCGCACTTTGTCCATGTCCTCTCTGCCAGGACTGGAGGATTGGGAGGATGAGTTCGACCTGGAGAACACAGTGCTCTTCGAGGTCGCCTGGGAGGTGGCCAACAAGG TGGGTGGCATCTACACGGTGCTGCAGACGAAGGCGAAGGTGACAGGGGATGAGTGGGGCGACAACTACTACCTGGTGGGACCGTACACGGAGCAGGGCGTGAGGACCCAGGTGGAACTGCTCGAggcccccaccccggccctgaAGAGGACGCTGGACTCCATGAACAGCAAGGGCTGCAAG TTCCTGGCCCAGAGCGAGGAGAAGCCATATGTGGTTGCACACTTCCACGAGTGGTTGGCGGGTGTTGGGCTCTGCCTGTGCCGTGCCCGGCGGCTACCCGTGGCAACCATCTTCACCACCCATGCCACCCTGCTGGGGCGTTACCTGTGTGCTGGTGCCGTGGATTTCTACAACAACCTGGAGAAT TTCAACGTGGACAAGGAAGCAGGTGAGAGGCAAATCTATCACCGCTACTGCATGGAGCGGGCGGCAGCCCACTGTGCTCATGTCTTCACTACTGTGTCCCAGATCACCGCCATCGAGGCACAGCACTTACTCAAGAGGAAACCAG ATATTGTGACCCCCAATGGACTGAATATTAAGAAGTTCTCTGCCATGCATGAGTTCCAGAACCTCCACGCTCAGAGCAAGGCTCGAATCCAGGAGTTTGTACGGGGCCATTTTTACGG GCACCTGGACTTCAACTTGGATAAGACCTTGTACTTCTTTATCGCCGGCCGCTATGAATTCTCCAACAAGGGGGCCGATGTCTTCCTGGAGGCTTTGGCCCGGCTCAACTATCTGCTCAGA GTGAACGGCAGCGAGCAGACAGTGGTGGCCTTCTTCATTATGCCGGCCCGGACCAACAATTTCAACGTGGAGACCCTCAAGGGCCAAGCCGTGCGCAAGCAGCTTTG GGACACAGCCAACACAGTGAAGGAAAAGTTTGGGAGGAAGCTTTATGAATCCTTACTGGT GGGGAGCCTCCCAGATATGAACAAGATGCTGGACAAGGAGGATTTCACTATGATGAAGAGAGCCATCTTTGCCACGCAG CGGCAGTCTTTCCCTCCTGTGTGTACCCACAACATGCTGGACGACTCCTCAGACCCCATCCTGACCACCATCCGCCGAATTGGCCTCTTCAATAGCAGTGCTGACCGGGTGAAG GTGATTTTCCACCCGGAGTTCCTCTCCTCCACAAGCCCCCTGCTCCCTGTGGACTATGAGgagtttgtccgtggctgccaccTTGGGGTCTTCCCCTCCTACTATGAGCCTTGGGGCTACACACCGG CTGAGTGCACGGTTATGGGCATCCCCAGTATCTCCACCAACCTCTCCGGCTTCGGCTGCTTCATGGAGGAACACATCGCAGACCCCTCCGCTTATG GCATCTACATTCTAGACCGGCGGTTCCGCAGCCTGGATGATTCCTGCTCGCAGCTCACCTCCTTCCTCTACAGCTTCTGTCAGCAGAGCCGGCGGCAGCGCATCATCCAACGGAATCGCACCGAGCGCCTCTCCGACCTTCTGGACTGGAAATACCTAGGCCGG TACTACATGTCGGCACGCCACATGGCGCTGGCCAAAGCCTTTCCAGATTACTTCACCTACGAGCCGAACCAGGCGGATGCG ACCCAGGGCTACCGCTACCCACGGCCAGCCTCGGTGCCACCGTCGCCCTCGCTgtcacgacactctagcccgcaCCAGAGCGAGGACGAGGAGGAGCCCCGCGACGGGCTGCCGGAGGAAGAGCGCTACGATGAGGATGAGGAGGCTGCCAAGGACCGGCGCAACATCCGCGCTCCTGAGTGGCCGCGCCGTGCCTCCTGTGCCTCTTCCAACAGCGGGAGCAAGCGCAACTCGGTGGACACCGCGCCCTCCAGCTCACTCAGCACCCCCAGCGAGCCCCTCAGCCCTGCCAGCTCCCTGGGCGAGGAGCGCAACTAA
- the BAX gene encoding apoptosis regulator BAX isoform X5: protein MIAAVDTDSPREVFFRVAADMFSDGNFNWGRVVALFYFASKLVLKALCTKVPELIRTIMGWTMDFLRERLLSWIQDQGGWDGLLSYFGTPTWQTVTIFVAGVLTASLTIWKKMG from the exons ATGATTGCCGCTGTGGACACAGACTCCCCCCGTGAGGTCTTTTTCCGAGTGGCAGCTGACATGTTTTCTGACGGCAACTTCAACTGGGGCCGGGTTGTCGCCCTTTTCTACTTTGCCAGCAAACTGGTGCTCAAG GCCCTGTGCACCAAGGTGCCCGAGCTGATCAGAACCATTATGGGCTGGACGATGGACTTCCTCCGAGAGCGGCTGCTGAGCTGGATCCAAGACCAGGGTGGTTGG GACGGCCTTCTTTCCTACTTTGGAACCCCGACGTGGCAAACAGTGACCATCTTCGTGGCCGGAGTGCTCACCGCCTCGCTCACCATCTGGAAGAAGATGGGCTGA